The DNA window GGTCCTCCTCAGGGCAGACAAGGAGGTCCCGTACGGTGTGGTAGCTGAGGTCATCGGCGCTACCCGCGAGGCCGGGATCGAGGATCTGGGGCTTGTCACCGAGCCACCGGAAGATGATGTCCAGGGGAAGCCCAAGCAAAAGTAGGGAAACGATGGATTACATCACCCCTTCGAACGAAAAATGGACCCTTGCGCTGGTGCTGGCGCTTGCCATCCATGTCCTTGTGGCAGGGTTCGCCGCCTTCGGCGTGGACCGATGGAGACGCTACGAGCCGGTCATGGCCTCCTCCACTGTGAGGCTGGTGGATCCCAAAAGCCTCTCCCCTGTCCCCGGGCCATCACACCCGGCCCGTCCTCCCCAGACCAGGACCCCGGCGGCACAGAAAGAGCACCCACGTCCGTCTCCGCCTGCTGTGGAGGCAAAGGCACCCAAGTCGGAACCCATGGTCCAGATCCCGGAAAAGAAACCCGAGCCAAAGCCTGCGCCCAAACCCGAACCAAAGCCTGAGCCCAAACCCGAGCCAAAGCCTGCGCCCAAACCCGAACCAAAGCCTGAGCCCAAACCCGAACCCAGACCCGAGAAGAAACAGGTATCTGTCAAGACCGAACCTGAAAGGCCTCTGAAAAAGGAGGAGAAACCAAAGCCCCCGCCCGAAAAACCAGCTGAGGGGCCTTCTTCCCCCAAGAACGAACAGAAACTCCTTTCCGAACGCCTCAAGTCCATACAGGAAAATGTCGCAGAAAAACAGGCTGATGAGATGCTCAAGGAAAGGCTCAGCTCCATACAGGGAAAGGCGGATGAGGAGATGCTCAATGAGAGGCTCCTCGCCCTACGGGGAAAGGTCGGAGACGTAGGTGAGGACGTACCCCCAGGCGGCGAGAAAGGCCCTGCGGGAAGCAGTGAATTCTGCAACATCTATCCCTGCACAGAACTCTACGACCGCATCCGCGAGGCATGGATCCTTCCTGAGCAGCTCCTTGACACAAAGAATCTCGTCTGCGTCGTGGTGATAGTCCTCGACCAGAACGGGACCGTCCTTAACGCGTCCTTTGAAAAAAGATCAGGAAATCCCGTCTTCGACCAGTCCGCCATCAAGGCCGTGCGCGAGGCCCGCAGGCTACCGCCGCTGCCCCGGGCCCTTGGCATGGGCCCAGTGGAGATCGGGATCAGATTCCGTCCCGGTGAGGTGGGAACATGATGAAGACCCTATATCGAACCGTTTTTCTCCTTTTCATTTCTGTCTGTTACATGGCCCATCCGGCCGAAGCCATCGTTTACATCGACATCACGGCGCCTGGCATGCGCCAGATACCCATAGCCGTCCCCTATCTCGACACCCTTCCGCGCACCTTTGAAAACGACCTCGTTGGCCGCAAACTCGCCGAGGTCCTCTCGAACGACCTGACGTTCCACGGATTCTTCTCCGTCCTCGATCCCATGACCTACGGGGGCAGGGCAAATGCGGACTGGGGGCGCTACCGGCTCGATTTCCTCGTCACCGGGTCTGTCACGGCGAACGGAGACACCATCTCCGTAGACTGGCGACTCCTCGAGATGCCATCTCAAAAGGTGCTCGAGCAACGCAACTACACGGGAAAAAGCGGGGACTACCGGCGCATGGCCCACGAATTCTGTGACGTCATCATCAAGGCGATCACGGGAGAGCACGGCGTGAGCCTTTCAAAGATCGCCTTTGTCGGGAAAAACGGCGCGTTTAAGGACGTCTTTATAGCGGATTTCGACGGATACGGCCCGGTCGCAGTCACATCCGACAAGTCCGCCACCCTATCTCCCAGGTTCTCACCTGACGGAAACCGCATCGCCTACACCT is part of the Deltaproteobacteria bacterium genome and encodes:
- a CDS encoding cell envelope integrity protein TolA: MDYITPSNEKWTLALVLALAIHVLVAGFAAFGVDRWRRYEPVMASSTVRLVDPKSLSPVPGPSHPARPPQTRTPAAQKEHPRPSPPAVEAKAPKSEPMVQIPEKKPEPKPAPKPEPKPEPKPEPKPAPKPEPKPEPKPEPRPEKKQVSVKTEPERPLKKEEKPKPPPEKPAEGPSSPKNEQKLLSERLKSIQENVAEKQADEMLKERLSSIQGKADEEMLNERLLALRGKVGDVGEDVPPGGEKGPAGSSEFCNIYPCTELYDRIREAWILPEQLLDTKNLVCVVVIVLDQNGTVLNASFEKRSGNPVFDQSAIKAVREARRLPPLPRALGMGPVEIGIRFRPGEVGT